In Vairimorpha necatrix chromosome 8, complete sequence, a single window of DNA contains:
- a CDS encoding putative SP-containing protein, with product MMFFLFSNISMLCVTYLFVVPNSDNADVFMTLKHNILPGTYLITELVDIDCDKESIKTYNQRSELGKNTAPYYFEPITPEEKITLEHLLNCYKILNPNDKDKINKFLKSEYVDLTTVNTYVTSEPIVFNDSINLYNLEFRNSYKYFGEQTNPFIPAYYLNNLLKFSGPKTIKKYLNRSNHNESFVLKNDINTFEAEDVSQTKHEKKIANNYNIDSRKIEVSDEFVFEKFDTNLEYQIRGEFPRRNNSTEHYNNSVKNKMLKNNFLSKENIFEKANSSSCNEIKNGNKQKSSIFKWRISWRF from the exons ATGatgttttttctttttagtAATATTTCAATGCTTTGTGTAACGTATTTGTTTGTAGTTCCAAATAGTGACAATGCGGATGTATTCATGActttaaaacataatattttgcCCGGGACCTATCTAATCACAGAGTTAGTTGATATAGATTGTGATAAAGaatctataaaaacttataaTCAGAGATCGGAACTAGGTAAAAATACTGCCCCATACTATTTCGAACCGATAACACctgaagaaaaaattaccTTGGAAcatcttttaaattgttataaaattttgaatccTAATGATAAAGATaagattaataaatttttaaagagtGAATATGTA GATTTAACAACTGTCAACACATACGTGACAAGTGAACCgattgtttttaatgatagcataaatttatataatctaGAATTTCGAAATTCTTATAAATACTTTGGAGAGCAAACAAATCCATTTATTCCCGCATATTATCtaaacaatttattaaaattttctgggcctaaaactataaaaaaatatttaaataggTCAAACCATAATGAAAGTTTTGTATTGAAAAATGATATCAATACATTTGAAGCAGAAGATGTTTCACAAACAaaacatgaaaaaaaaattgcaaataattataatattgatTCAAGAAAAATAGAGGTAAGTGATGAATTtgtatttgaaaaatttgataCAAACTTAGAATATCAAATAAGAGGCGAATTCCCAAGACGAAACAATTCTACAGAGcattataataattctgtaaaaaataaaatgttaaaaaacaattttttatcaaaagaaaacatttttgaaaaagcGAATTCTTCTAGCTGCAacgaaattaaaaatggaaataaacaaaaatcaTCAATATTCAAATGGAGAATTAGTTGGagattttaa
- a CDS encoding putative SP-containing protein, giving the protein MIFYILNLCFIECFDILFIARKNANESEIYISMFDNIYDCKYSTIIISEMEEDHTINGIIKKYDNKTELEIGNNPYVFEELTFEDKQNFENNLKNFSSNDVEVIYLAHVLNKSKTTLRTTLQIDLRKKYHVSLIKISKNLNLEYYKTSDRLIFSPERMIYKINLNDTDIYHFTDFAENIPSEY; this is encoded by the coding sequence aTGATATTCtatattctaaatttgTGCTTTATTGAATGTTTCGACATTCTGTTCATAGCCAGAAAGAATGCAAATGAGTCGGAAATATACATAAGTATGTTTGATAATATTTACGACTGTAAATACTCTACGATTATAATTTCTGAAATGGAAGAAGATCATACTATAAATggtattattaaaaaatacgaTAACAAAACCGAACTTGAAATAGGCAATAATCCATATGTTTTTGAAGAATTGACGTTTGaagataaacaaaattttgagaataatttaaaaaactttagtAGTAATGATGTCGAAGTAATTTATCTGGCACACGTGCtaaataaaagtaaaacaACTCTAAGAACAACACTTCAAATTGATTTGAGAAAGAAATATCATGTTagtttaattaaaatttcaaaaaatttaaatctcgaatattataaaacgAGTGATAGACTGATATTTTCTCCGGAACGTATGATCTAtaagataaatttgaatGATACAGATATCTATCACTTTACTGATTTTGCTGAAAACATTCCCTCtgaatattaa
- a CDS encoding putative SP-containing protein yields MFIMIFYLLIVGCSDILDIYRTDGRETDTIYIALSDISCIGSYSKIFLLTEFRETDSNHEFFQIFDGRLGTNYNTCAYCFEALTQEEVENYKYFLNMKHATSDVNAPRNLMNIFNNNKLIMKAYFPKNNTKKTSLYIGALHVFQDQSSMYYSISAKLQWYGHNFYDKIVWLDNHRYTSNIRADYIPTQYRENFFRMGKYIHFQNFIKNRQMNEYESKSIFLKITKQSPRSNLCGNQSSKLTKDSKSKNIFKSIFTSNRN; encoded by the coding sequence ATGTTTATTATGATTTTCTACCTATTAATTGTAGGTTGTTCGGATATTCTAGATATTTACAGAACAGACGGTAGAGAAACAGatacaatttatattgcTCTGTCAGATATATCGTGTATTGGCAgttattcaaaaatatttttacttaCAGAATTTAGGGAAACGGATAGTAATcatgaattttttcaaatttttgacGGAAGATTGGGAACAAACTATAATACTTGTGCGTATTGTTTTGAAGCACTAACTCAAGAGGAAgtagaaaattataagtattttttaaatatgaagCATGCAACTAGCGACGTTAATGCACCAAGAAATCTaatgaatattttcaataataataaacttATCATGAAAGCGTACTTcccaaaaaataatacaaaaaaaacaagttTATATATTGGTGCACTGCACGTCTTCCAAGATCAATCTTCAATGTATTATTCTATAAGTGCAAAGCTCCAATGGTATggtcataatttttatgataaaattgTATGGTTAGACAACCACAGATATACTTCTAATATTAGAGCAGACTATATTCCAACTCAATAtagagaaaatttttttagaatggggaaatatattcatttccagaattttataaagaacAGACAAATGAATGAATATGAATcgaaaagtatttttttaaaaattaccAAACAATCGCCTAGGTCAAATCTTTGCGGAAATCAATCTTCAAAATTGACCAAAGattcaaaatcaaaaaatatatttaaaagtatatttacttctaatagaaattaa